In a genomic window of Octopus bimaculoides isolate UCB-OBI-ISO-001 chromosome 25, ASM119413v2, whole genome shotgun sequence:
- the LOC106870269 gene encoding translation initiation factor eIF-2B subunit alpha, whose amino-acid sequence MKTKEGNDFQECRSRLVERGELFLEKVTKSRDKISKLCKPFLRDGMTILTHSRSRVVLQVLKEAARDKKRFNVFVTESRPNESGRVLCNELKKANIPALLILDAAVSSVMPDVDLVLVGAESVVESGGIINRIGTFNIALAAKAFNKPVYVVAEFFKFARFFPLTQKDLPKKFENPLGIIYISL is encoded by the exons ATGAAGACCAAAGAAGGTAAT GATTTCCAAGAATGTCGCAGTCGATTAGTTGAGCGTGGAGAACTGTTCTTGGAGAAGGTGACCAAATCTCGTGACAAGATAAGCAAATTGTGCAAACCGTTTCTTCGGGATGGAATG ACTATACTCACCCATTCTCGGTCCCGTGTAGTTCTACAAGTCCTGAAGGAAGCAGCCCGCGACAAGAAGCGTTTCAATGTCTTCGTCACAGAATCGAGGCCAAATGAAAGCGG ACGTGTTTTGTGCAATGAGCTAAAGAAAGCAAACATCCCTGCTCTGTTAATTCTAGACGCTGCTGTGAG TTCTGTCATGCCAGATGTTGATCTGGTTCTTGTTGGTGCTGAAAGTGTTGTAGAAAGTGGCGGAATCATCAACAGG ATTGGTACCTTCAACATTGCTCTTGCTGCCAAAGCCTTCAACAAACCAGTTTATGTTGTGGCCGAATTCTTCAAGTTTGCTCGGTTTTTCCCCCTCACTCAAAAAGATCTCCCCAAGAAATTTGAA AACCCTTTGGgtataatttatataagtttgtaa